One genomic window of Medicago truncatula cultivar Jemalong A17 chromosome 1, MtrunA17r5.0-ANR, whole genome shotgun sequence includes the following:
- the LOC25485199 gene encoding late embryogenesis abundant protein D-34, which translates to MSQEQPRRPQAGQDPIKYGDVLPVSGDLSQKPITPEDAAMMQSAESRVLGQTQPGGVASVMQSAATRNEQAGIVGHKDVTDVTGDRGVTVTETQVPGRRIITETVGGQVVGQFVEPTPVQVGLTGAVRESALTIGEALEATAHTVGDKPVEQSDASAIQAAEVRATGSNVITPGGLASMAQSAAAFNAECQREEEKIKMGDVLTGATAKLPADKAATRQDAAGVASAEMRNNPDATATPGGVAASVAAAARLNENVGNVM; encoded by the exons ATGAGTCAAGAACAACCAAGGCGTCCACAAGCTGGTCAAGACCCCATCAAATACGGCGACGTTTTACCTGTCTCCGGCGACCTTTCTCAGAAGCCCATTACACCGGAAGATGCCGCCATGATGCAGAGTGCAGAGAGCCGTGTGTTGGGTCAGACACAACCTGGCGGAGTAGCCTCTGTCATGCAATCCGCCGCTACACGAAATGAGCAGGCTGGAATCGTCGGTCATAAAGACGTCACAGATGTCACCGGTGACCGTGGCGTGACCGTCACGGAAACTCAAGTCCCTGGAAGACGCATCATAACCGAAACAGTCGGTGGACAG GTTGTGGGACAATTTGTTGAACCGACTCCAGTTCAAGTTGGTCTAACCGGTGCGGTTCGAGAGAGTGCATTAACCATCGGAGAGGCACTAGAGGCGACGGCCCACACGGTGGGCGACAAGCCGGTGGAACAGAGTGACGCCTCTGCGATACAAGCGGCGGAGGTGAGAGCTACGGGGAGTAATGTTATAACACCGGGAGGTTTGGCTTCAATGGCTCAATCTGCAGCAGCTTTCAATGCTGAGTGTCAACGTGAGGAGGAGAAGATTAAGATGGGAGATGTTCTGACCGGAGCAACAGCGAAGCTGCCAGCTGATAAGGCGGCGACAAGGCAAGATGCTGCTGGGGTGGCTAGTGCTGAGATGAGGAATAATCCTGATGCTACTGCTACTCCTGGTGGTGTAGCTGCTTCTGTTGCTGCGGCTGCTAGGCTCAATGAAAACGTGGGCAATGTAATGTAA